In one window of Candidatus Scalindua sp. DNA:
- the galE gene encoding UDP-glucose 4-epimerase GalE: MRKIVVTGGLGYIGSHTVVELVNNGYVPIIVDNLSNSYSDVLSWLEKIVDHRPLFYQIDCTEKEAFRTVFQDHDTIEGVIHFAAFKAVGESIERPIQYYQNNLGSLLSLLDLMSEQGVNNLVFSSSCTVYGIPGGTIQVDENTPLQKPNSPYGQTKIISEQIISDAAFSSNIRSVLLRYFNPVGAHESIQIGELPIGIPNNLVPFITQTAIGIRHKLSIFGNDYDTPDGTCIRDFIHVSDLAHAHVKALEYLDKQEEDVSIFNLGTGKGNSVMELVNTFEQVTGHDLSYEFAPRRAGDVPAIYANADKSNRLLDWTCRYSLEDSLSTAWAWQKHLKEINFKIEQ, encoded by the coding sequence ATGCGAAAGATAGTAGTAACGGGAGGATTGGGTTATATCGGTTCGCACACAGTTGTCGAGTTAGTAAATAACGGCTATGTGCCCATTATTGTAGACAATCTTTCAAACTCATACTCCGATGTCCTTTCCTGGCTTGAAAAAATTGTAGACCACAGACCTTTGTTTTATCAGATTGATTGTACTGAAAAAGAGGCATTTCGTACTGTTTTTCAGGACCACGACACCATAGAGGGTGTTATTCATTTTGCGGCCTTTAAGGCTGTTGGTGAATCGATAGAGAGACCGATCCAGTATTATCAAAATAACCTGGGCTCGTTACTTTCATTATTAGATTTAATGAGCGAACAGGGAGTGAACAACCTCGTATTCTCTTCATCATGTACGGTATATGGTATTCCTGGAGGTACGATACAGGTAGACGAAAATACGCCCCTGCAGAAACCAAATTCTCCATACGGCCAGACCAAGATCATTTCGGAACAGATAATATCTGATGCCGCTTTTTCATCAAATATCAGGTCGGTACTTCTTCGCTATTTCAATCCTGTCGGGGCACACGAGTCGATACAGATTGGCGAGCTACCCATAGGGATACCAAATAATCTTGTCCCCTTCATCACACAAACGGCAATCGGTATCCGGCACAAACTCTCCATTTTCGGAAATGATTATGATACACCAGACGGCACCTGTATTCGAGATTTTATCCATGTCTCAGACCTCGCACATGCACACGTCAAGGCCCTTGAGTACCTGGATAAACAAGAGGAGGATGTTTCAATCTTTAACCTTGGTACCGGAAAAGGAAACTCGGTAATGGAATTAGTAAACACATTTGAACAGGTTACCGGGCATGATCTCAGCTATGAATTTGCCCCGCGACGGGCAGGAGATGTACCGGCAATTTACGCCAACGCAGACAAATCAAACCGGTTGCTCGATTGGACATGCAGATACTCCCTTGAAGATTCTTTATCCACTGCCTGGGCCTGGCAGAAGCATCTGAAAGAGATCAATTTCAAGATAGAGCAGTAA
- a CDS encoding ABC-2 family transporter protein, with amino-acid sequence METIGIYLAIIITSLRARMEYKTSFLFYIFAILIFYIGQIALLLVVLNQFHEIQGWSLGEMAFLYTLLAMAHGFTNLIFSQLIQFDEMIISGGFDRVLVRPLSPLGQVIFSRFEISTVAHLVMGFAALWFSTHISGIEWTLKKIALFPVVVIGGVLIAGAIRLMVSAVAFWTLRNRSLVHTAVFSSREFIVYPVSIYNTGVQFFLTFVFPIAFINFYPAHLFLDRSGDDLLHPALEMGTPVVGIILFSISLVVWKYGVNHYQSSGS; translated from the coding sequence ATGGAGACTATAGGAATTTACCTTGCCATTATTATAACATCGTTACGAGCCAGGATGGAATATAAAACCAGTTTTCTCTTTTACATATTTGCTATCCTGATATTTTATATAGGTCAAATTGCTCTTCTCCTTGTAGTCTTGAACCAGTTCCATGAAATACAGGGCTGGTCGTTGGGGGAGATGGCTTTTTTGTATACCCTTCTTGCAATGGCTCATGGATTTACCAACCTTATTTTCTCCCAGTTGATTCAATTTGACGAAATGATTATTTCCGGGGGATTTGACAGAGTGCTGGTACGACCACTGAGTCCGCTGGGGCAGGTTATTTTTTCCAGGTTCGAGATATCAACGGTGGCCCATCTGGTTATGGGGTTTGCCGCGCTCTGGTTCAGTACACACATTTCCGGGATAGAGTGGACACTCAAGAAGATTGCTCTCTTTCCGGTAGTGGTGATTGGGGGTGTCCTGATCGCAGGGGCCATTCGTCTCATGGTTTCGGCGGTAGCCTTCTGGACTTTGAGAAACCGGTCGCTGGTCCATACGGCAGTATTCTCAAGCAGGGAGTTTATCGTATACCCTGTGAGCATCTACAATACAGGTGTACAGTTTTTTCTGACCTTCGTGTTCCCTATTGCGTTCATAAACTTCTACCCGGCTCATCTTTTTCTGGATCGATCGGGAGATGATCTTCTGCATCCGGCGTTAGAGATGGGTACACCGGTTGTGGGGATAATCCTTTTTTCGATATCACTCGTGGTATGGAAATATGGGGTTAATCATTATCAGAGTTCAGGTTCATGA
- a CDS encoding ABC-2 family transporter protein, with product MSPKVFFKFVSISFQKQITYRFDYFIGIVNGFLYVFIFTSLWKALYAQFEVKEHNGFTLSSIVTYAVVAMAVRIAFTMDDSIIHKKVEDGSIATELIRPTSFMFMNLAENIGHSLFHFLARTFPIVIISIFLYDISVPFELLRLLAFLLSAVLGYLLLSMLHFTVGLLAFWFVEIFPFMLFKYSLFTFFAGGIVPIDFFPEMLKPLTHLLPFKHMLYSPAVILIGRVPLSEIHTILITQGVWLLIMMGIGKLMWNAGKNKLIIQGG from the coding sequence ATGAGTCCCAAAGTCTTTTTTAAATTTGTTTCAATATCATTTCAGAAGCAGATAACATACCGGTTCGATTACTTTATCGGGATCGTAAACGGTTTTCTTTACGTATTCATATTTACTTCATTGTGGAAGGCCTTATACGCACAGTTTGAGGTAAAAGAGCATAACGGTTTTACCTTATCGTCAATTGTTACCTATGCGGTTGTGGCCATGGCTGTCAGAATAGCCTTTACTATGGATGATTCGATCATCCATAAAAAAGTTGAGGACGGCTCTATAGCAACTGAGCTCATAAGACCAACCTCCTTTATGTTTATGAATCTGGCCGAGAATATCGGGCACTCTCTCTTCCATTTTCTGGCGAGGACATTTCCCATTGTTATTATTTCAATTTTTCTCTATGATATCTCTGTTCCGTTTGAGCTGCTGAGGCTGCTTGCATTCCTTCTCTCAGCCGTTCTGGGCTACCTCTTGCTTTCCATGCTTCATTTTACCGTGGGGCTGCTTGCATTCTGGTTTGTTGAGATATTTCCGTTCATGCTTTTTAAGTATTCTCTGTTTACTTTCTTTGCCGGCGGAATTGTCCCTATCGATTTTTTCCCGGAAATGCTGAAACCCCTGACACATCTCCTCCCCTTCAAGCACATGCTCTATTCACCTGCCGTTATCCTTATTGGACGAGTACCGTTATCGGAAATCCATACGATACTCATTACCCAGGGAGTGTGGCTTTTGATAATGATGGGAATTGGGAAACTGATGTGGAATGCAGGGAAAAATAAACTCATTATTCAGGGAGGATAG